Proteins co-encoded in one Kribbella qitaiheensis genomic window:
- a CDS encoding DUF6668 family protein, whose protein sequence is MTQPQQNPWTRQQPPSQAPQQPQQGPPEPVDMTPRGPSAPQHGVSAPAEDQRLPKFAIPAADTLWWVGVHGGSGESTMAQLLPGTRAAGHRWPIPPPPVPTPVVLVARTHGAGLRAAQRAAIEWASGVVQGVAVLGLVLIADASGRLPRVLDDFADIVGGGVPRVWDIPWIEEWRRGEDPTPENTPDEVFEVLESIYALRASNPADYPAPY, encoded by the coding sequence ATGACGCAACCGCAGCAGAACCCATGGACTCGGCAACAACCGCCGAGCCAGGCACCGCAGCAGCCGCAGCAGGGTCCCCCGGAGCCGGTGGACATGACGCCGAGGGGCCCGTCGGCTCCTCAGCACGGCGTGTCCGCGCCGGCCGAGGACCAGCGGCTGCCGAAGTTCGCGATCCCCGCTGCCGACACGCTCTGGTGGGTCGGCGTGCACGGCGGCTCGGGCGAGTCGACGATGGCGCAGTTGCTGCCCGGGACGAGGGCGGCCGGTCATCGCTGGCCGATCCCGCCGCCGCCGGTGCCGACACCGGTGGTGCTGGTCGCGCGGACGCATGGCGCGGGCCTGCGAGCGGCGCAGCGAGCGGCGATCGAGTGGGCCTCCGGTGTGGTCCAGGGAGTCGCCGTGCTCGGCCTGGTGCTGATCGCGGACGCCTCGGGCCGGTTGCCCCGGGTGCTGGACGACTTCGCCGACATCGTCGGCGGCGGGGTGCCGAGGGTCTGGGACATCCCGTGGATCGAGGAGTGGCGAAGGGGGGAAGACCCCACGCCGGAAAATACCCCCGACGAGGTTTTCGAAGTACTTGAATCCATCTACGCTCTTCGCGCGTCGAACCCAGCGGATTACCCCGCCCCATACTGA
- a CDS encoding SDR family NAD(P)-dependent oxidoreductase gives MTKVALVTGSAAGIGEATARRLAADGMTMVIHSRTSRSVGEALAAELGGTYLQADLENDDEAAGLVPRVLAEHGRLDVLVNNAGISWPVPHAELDALTAADWRRLLDVNLIAPWLLCTAALPALRESRGSIVNVTSHAGVRPKGSSIAYAASKAALNHVTKLLAAALGPDVRVNAVAPGLVDTAMTADWTDAQELWKTASPMRRAAQPADVADLIAAVIGNAYLTGEVILLDGGLNLR, from the coding sequence ATGACGAAAGTGGCGCTGGTGACCGGGTCGGCGGCGGGGATCGGCGAGGCCACGGCACGTCGGCTCGCTGCCGACGGCATGACCATGGTGATTCATTCGCGGACCAGTCGTTCGGTTGGCGAGGCGCTCGCGGCGGAGCTCGGTGGGACGTACCTGCAGGCCGATCTGGAGAACGACGACGAGGCGGCCGGCCTGGTGCCGCGAGTGCTGGCCGAGCACGGGCGCCTCGACGTACTGGTGAACAACGCGGGCATCAGCTGGCCGGTCCCGCACGCCGAGCTGGACGCGTTGACCGCGGCCGACTGGCGTCGCCTGCTCGACGTGAACCTGATCGCTCCATGGTTGCTCTGTACTGCGGCGCTGCCGGCGCTCCGCGAATCGCGGGGTTCCATCGTCAACGTGACAAGCCACGCGGGCGTGCGACCGAAGGGGAGTTCGATAGCGTACGCCGCCAGCAAGGCCGCGTTGAATCACGTCACCAAGTTGCTCGCGGCGGCACTCGGCCCCGACGTACGGGTGAACGCGGTCGCGCCCGGTTTGGTGGATACCGCGATGACCGCCGACTGGACCGACGCGCAGGAGCTGTGGAAAACCGCGAGCCCGATGCGGCGGGCGGCGCAACCCGCGGACGTGGCCGATCTGATCGCTGCCGTGATCGGCAACGCGTACCTGACCGGTGAAGTGATCCTGCTCGACGGCGGGCTCAATCTGCGCTGA
- a CDS encoding DUF4241 domain-containing protein: MPAAESFRALRPGPVLVDDETWSLTVHDLGILRVPSGRLEASDPFVNLGEGQVIDVPPGDYPVRVTVADVSDEQDGSHLREAYLSVVLADGEAADVVPATRSDEELPVEEYWVVAVDAGTVGFADAEAIPAAMPAGDWYEEVFDNDTDDSWFSLMDSEQHLIAGCANIVMPAAKAAENVVLAHSGWGDGVYPVVCTVDADGKPLAIHIDLLVVGDVDEDEPDT; encoded by the coding sequence ATGCCAGCAGCAGAGAGTTTCCGCGCCTTGCGGCCCGGACCCGTCCTGGTCGACGACGAGACCTGGTCCCTGACCGTGCACGACCTCGGCATCCTCCGCGTGCCCAGCGGGCGGCTCGAGGCGAGTGACCCGTTCGTGAATCTGGGTGAAGGGCAGGTCATCGACGTGCCGCCGGGGGACTACCCGGTGCGGGTGACCGTGGCCGACGTCTCGGACGAGCAGGACGGCAGTCACCTCCGCGAGGCCTACCTGAGCGTCGTGCTCGCCGACGGTGAAGCAGCCGACGTCGTACCGGCGACCCGGTCGGACGAGGAGTTGCCGGTCGAGGAGTACTGGGTCGTCGCCGTCGACGCGGGGACAGTGGGATTCGCCGATGCCGAGGCGATCCCGGCCGCGATGCCGGCCGGCGACTGGTACGAGGAGGTGTTCGACAACGACACCGACGACAGCTGGTTCTCGCTGATGGACTCGGAGCAGCACCTGATCGCGGGCTGCGCCAACATCGTGATGCCTGCCGCGAAGGCGGCCGAGAACGTCGTACTGGCTCATTCGGGGTGGGGTGACGGCGTCTACCCGGTGGTCTGCACGGTCGACGCGGACGGGAAGCCGCTCGCGATCCACATCGACCTGCTGGTTGTCGGCGACGTGGACGAGGACGAGCCGGACACCTGA
- a CDS encoding alanine racemase: MPLILHIDSDRWRDHLRSTWNPDIVPVAKGNGYGVGNPRLIAESRALGARTIAVGTYNEVPPDSKDDVVVLTPWRPFLEVPQGKNVIHTVSRLADLVSIPAGSRVLIEVQTSMRRHGIGARELRHTMLLNALDRIRFEGWSLHFPMGAGGTSANVREAQDLAKAARAVRPGAIWVSHVPAQKLADIGDDVKLRMGTALWLGDRGAFDVRATVLDVHSVRRGERVGYRQRRVTGDGHILVVSGGTAHGVGLEAPTAAATVRQRAIAMAKGSLDAAGLALSPFTIEGKQRWFAEPPHMQASMLFLPASVAPPAVGDDVGVDVRYTTTTFDKVSMD, from the coding sequence ATGCCCCTGATCCTGCACATCGATTCCGATCGATGGCGCGACCACCTCCGTTCCACGTGGAACCCCGACATCGTCCCGGTCGCCAAGGGAAACGGGTACGGCGTCGGCAACCCGCGGCTGATCGCCGAGTCGCGGGCGCTCGGTGCCCGGACCATCGCGGTCGGCACCTACAACGAGGTGCCGCCGGACTCCAAGGACGACGTGGTGGTGCTCACGCCGTGGCGGCCGTTCCTGGAGGTACCGCAGGGGAAGAACGTCATCCACACCGTCAGCCGGCTGGCCGACCTGGTCTCGATCCCGGCCGGCAGCCGGGTACTGATCGAGGTCCAGACCTCGATGCGCCGGCACGGTATCGGTGCCCGCGAACTGCGGCACACGATGCTGCTGAACGCGCTCGACCGGATCCGGTTCGAGGGCTGGTCCCTGCATTTCCCGATGGGTGCGGGCGGTACGTCCGCGAACGTCCGGGAGGCGCAGGACCTCGCCAAGGCGGCCCGCGCGGTCCGGCCCGGTGCCATCTGGGTGTCGCACGTCCCGGCCCAGAAGCTGGCCGACATCGGCGACGACGTGAAGCTCAGGATGGGGACGGCGCTGTGGCTCGGCGACCGGGGCGCCTTCGATGTCCGGGCGACGGTGCTCGACGTTCATTCCGTCCGCCGTGGCGAGCGGGTCGGCTACCGGCAGCGCCGGGTCACCGGGGACGGTCACATCCTGGTGGTCTCGGGCGGGACCGCGCACGGTGTCGGCCTGGAGGCCCCGACCGCGGCGGCCACCGTCCGGCAGCGCGCGATCGCGATGGCGAAGGGCAGCCTGGACGCCGCGGGACTGGCATTGTCGCCATTCACGATAGAGGGCAAGCAACGCTGGTTCGCCGAGCCGCCGCACATGCAGGCCAGCATGCTGTTCCTGCCGGCCTCGGTCGCTCCGCCGGCTGTCGGCGACGACGTCGGCGTCGACGTCCGCTACACCACCACCACGTTCGACAAGGTGTCGATGGACTGA
- a CDS encoding MFS transporter — MSSSLGPDFRRLWTAFAVSALGSGIGAGALPLVALLALDASTFQVALLAALSALAGAAIALPSGAFIEQRHKRPIMITADLTRFAALASIPVAAAFGLLTFVQLCVVGVLQAAALIVFTSASGAHLKALVPVEGRVEANSRFEATSWTTLSVGPPIGGALVGLVGVTVTLAVDAVSFLLSAIGIRRIRQPEPVAQPLTTRPDLGAGWKYILEHRGLRALFWNSQLFGGPVMMTSPLLAVFMLRDLGMKPWQYGVALGLPCLGGVIGARLAPPLTRRFGLHRMLIVFGVLRTPWLLLLPLATPGIDGMVLIVLVETGLLLAAGAFNPSFATYRMEATEDGFMARVQSSWSITSRTVQPAFMAAGGALAGLTSLKTTLFIAGGLCLVSAFVLPWKAARPAPLPLPA; from the coding sequence ATGTCGTCATCGCTGGGTCCCGACTTCCGGCGGCTTTGGACCGCATTCGCCGTCAGTGCGCTGGGGAGTGGGATCGGGGCCGGTGCGTTGCCGCTGGTCGCCTTGCTCGCGCTCGACGCGAGTACCTTCCAGGTCGCGTTGCTGGCCGCGCTGTCGGCCTTGGCCGGCGCCGCGATCGCGTTGCCGTCGGGGGCGTTCATCGAGCAGCGGCACAAGCGGCCGATCATGATCACGGCCGATCTGACCCGGTTCGCGGCGTTGGCGAGCATCCCGGTCGCCGCTGCTTTCGGGCTGCTGACGTTCGTCCAGTTGTGTGTCGTCGGAGTCCTGCAAGCGGCGGCGTTGATCGTGTTCACTTCCGCCAGCGGCGCGCACCTCAAGGCGTTGGTGCCGGTGGAGGGCCGGGTGGAGGCGAACAGCCGGTTCGAAGCCACCAGCTGGACGACGTTGAGCGTGGGGCCGCCGATCGGTGGCGCGCTCGTCGGGCTGGTCGGGGTGACCGTGACGCTGGCCGTGGACGCGGTCTCGTTCCTGTTGTCGGCGATCGGCATCCGCCGGATCCGGCAACCCGAGCCGGTCGCGCAGCCGTTGACGACCCGGCCCGATCTCGGTGCGGGGTGGAAGTACATCCTCGAGCACCGCGGGCTGCGCGCCCTGTTCTGGAACTCGCAGCTGTTCGGCGGCCCGGTGATGATGACTTCGCCGCTGCTTGCCGTCTTCATGCTGCGCGACCTGGGGATGAAGCCCTGGCAGTACGGCGTGGCGCTCGGCCTGCCCTGTCTCGGTGGCGTGATCGGCGCCCGGCTCGCGCCGCCGCTGACCCGCCGCTTCGGGCTGCACCGGATGCTGATCGTCTTCGGCGTACTGCGGACGCCGTGGTTGCTGTTGTTGCCTTTAGCAACGCCCGGCATCGACGGGATGGTGTTGATCGTGCTGGTCGAGACCGGGCTGCTGCTGGCCGCCGGCGCCTTCAATCCGTCGTTCGCGACCTACCGGATGGAGGCGACCGAGGACGGCTTCATGGCGCGCGTGCAGTCGTCCTGGTCGATCACGTCACGGACGGTCCAGCCGGCCTTCATGGCGGCGGGCGGCGCACTCGCCGGGCTCACCAGCCTGAAGACAACCCTGTTCATCGCCGGCGGCCTCTGCCTGGTCAGCGCATTCGTGCTGCCGTGGAAGGCGGCTAGACCAGCTCCATTGCCATTGCCAGCCTGA
- a CDS encoding NUDIX hydrolase, whose product MQTWAERFPELFAPAFWHWGDLDAQFTLEQPADELISNVHVVARTDGGIVVCRNDLGWRFLPGGTREPDEPIEETARRELVEEAGARLTSPLTWLGGHRADHRRPAPYRPHLPHPVSYWINVVADVVVDREPTNPPDGEQVVEVLVLPPEKAILFLDEDNDNNGVMADLVRLAMAMELV is encoded by the coding sequence ATGCAGACCTGGGCGGAGCGGTTTCCCGAATTGTTCGCACCGGCGTTCTGGCACTGGGGTGACCTCGACGCGCAGTTCACCCTGGAGCAGCCGGCGGACGAGCTCATCAGCAACGTGCACGTGGTCGCGCGGACCGACGGCGGGATCGTCGTCTGCCGCAACGACCTCGGCTGGCGCTTCCTGCCGGGCGGGACGCGCGAGCCCGACGAGCCGATCGAGGAGACCGCCCGCCGCGAACTGGTCGAGGAGGCCGGCGCACGCCTGACCAGCCCGCTGACCTGGCTCGGCGGGCATCGGGCCGACCATCGCCGGCCCGCGCCGTACCGGCCGCATCTGCCGCATCCGGTGTCGTACTGGATCAACGTGGTCGCCGACGTGGTGGTCGACCGGGAGCCGACCAACCCGCCGGACGGCGAGCAGGTGGTCGAGGTACTGGTGCTCCCACCGGAGAAGGCGATCCTGTTCCTCGACGAGGACAACGACAACAACGGCGTGATGGCCGACCTGGTCAGGCTGGCAATGGCAATGGAGCTGGTCTAG
- a CDS encoding Lrp/AsnC family transcriptional regulator, which translates to MTFQDRDLDPTDWQILAELQADGRLSYNQLGKRVNLSPPAVADRVRRLEESGVIVGYKAQVDPARAGQPLAAFVQMRCTTGRCLLKTTRSEDFPEVLEIHKLSGASCTMLRVRVASMRHLEGLFERLGEHGEINTHVVLSTEFEGRPVQQPSTDARPVTRSEGWGVGG; encoded by the coding sequence ATGACCTTTCAGGATCGAGACCTGGACCCGACCGACTGGCAGATCCTGGCCGAGCTGCAGGCCGACGGGCGGCTGTCATACAACCAGCTCGGCAAGCGAGTGAACCTGTCGCCGCCGGCGGTCGCGGATCGGGTCCGGCGGCTGGAAGAGTCCGGCGTGATCGTCGGTTACAAGGCCCAAGTGGATCCGGCTCGGGCCGGGCAGCCGCTGGCAGCGTTCGTTCAGATGCGCTGCACGACCGGGCGCTGTCTGCTGAAGACGACCCGCTCCGAGGACTTCCCCGAAGTCCTGGAGATCCACAAGCTCAGCGGTGCGTCCTGCACGATGCTCCGCGTCCGGGTCGCGTCGATGCGCCATCTGGAGGGCCTGTTCGAACGGCTCGGCGAGCACGGTGAGATCAACACCCACGTCGTCCTGTCCACCGAGTTCGAGGGCCGCCCGGTGCAGCAACCCAGTACGGACGCCCGGCCGGTGACTCGTTCGGAGGGTTGGGGGGTCGGCGGCTGA
- the rpsF gene encoding 30S ribosomal protein S6: MRRYEVMVILDPELEERTVEPSLDTYLNIVRKEGGSVEKVDIWGRRKLAYDVKKKSEGIYAIIELTAEPAVVKELDRQLTLNESILRTKVLRPDQK, encoded by the coding sequence ATGCGTCGTTATGAAGTCATGGTGATCCTCGACCCTGAGCTCGAAGAGCGTACCGTCGAGCCGTCGCTGGACACGTACCTGAACATCGTCCGCAAGGAAGGTGGATCAGTCGAGAAGGTCGACATCTGGGGCCGTCGCAAGCTGGCCTACGACGTCAAGAAGAAGTCTGAAGGCATCTACGCGATCATCGAACTGACGGCCGAGCCGGCAGTCGTGAAGGAACTCGACCGTCAGCTCACGCTGAACGAGTCGATTCTGCGCACCAAGGTCCTTCGTCCGGATCAGAAGTAA
- a CDS encoding deoxyribonuclease IV: protein MSLKLGAHVDQDDPLAEAADRGADLVQFFLGDPQGWKGPKVSYADGAEALRGRAAADGIDLYVHAPYVLNVATLNNRIRIPSRKLLQQTLDKAAEVGVKGVIVHGGHVGKGDDPEIGFDNWRKCIERAELPVPLLIENTAGGDNAMARQLDRIARLWEAVQDSGNENVANVGFCLDTCHFHAGGEDLDSVVEKVLAITGRIDLVHANGSRDAFGSGADRHSNFEEGEIDPAKIVSVVKAAGAPVVVETPNGDHGQKADIDYLRAHLK from the coding sequence ATGAGCTTGAAACTTGGTGCGCACGTCGATCAGGACGACCCGCTGGCGGAGGCTGCCGACCGGGGTGCGGACCTGGTCCAGTTCTTCCTCGGCGATCCGCAGGGGTGGAAAGGCCCGAAGGTGTCGTACGCCGACGGCGCCGAGGCGCTGCGCGGGCGGGCGGCTGCGGACGGCATCGATCTGTACGTGCACGCGCCGTACGTGCTGAACGTGGCGACGCTGAACAACCGGATCAGGATTCCCAGCCGCAAGTTGCTGCAGCAGACGCTGGACAAGGCGGCCGAGGTCGGCGTCAAGGGTGTGATCGTGCACGGTGGTCACGTCGGCAAGGGCGACGACCCGGAGATCGGGTTCGACAACTGGCGCAAGTGCATCGAGCGGGCCGAGTTGCCGGTGCCGCTGCTGATCGAGAACACGGCCGGCGGCGACAACGCGATGGCGCGCCAACTGGACCGGATCGCGCGGCTGTGGGAGGCCGTGCAGGACTCGGGCAACGAGAACGTCGCCAACGTCGGCTTCTGCCTGGATACCTGTCACTTCCATGCCGGTGGCGAGGACCTGGACTCCGTCGTCGAGAAGGTGCTGGCGATCACCGGGCGGATCGACCTGGTGCACGCCAATGGTTCGCGGGATGCGTTCGGCTCGGGTGCGGACCGGCACAGCAACTTCGAAGAGGGCGAGATCGACCCCGCCAAGATCGTCTCGGTGGTGAAGGCGGCGGGCGCCCCGGTCGTCGTCGAGACCCCGAACGGCGACCACGGTCAGAAGGCAGACATCGACTACCTCCGCGCACACCTGAAGTAA
- a CDS encoding TrbC/VirB2 family protein yields MADLPPEVRTKVKTLVDWVTAIAISLCILGVIIAGAMMAIGQRRGEGGEHAARLGWVLAGCIVIGTASAFVNALV; encoded by the coding sequence ATGGCCGACCTTCCGCCCGAGGTCAGGACGAAGGTCAAGACCCTGGTCGACTGGGTGACCGCGATCGCCATCTCGCTCTGCATCCTCGGCGTCATCATCGCCGGTGCCATGATGGCGATCGGCCAGCGTCGCGGTGAAGGTGGCGAGCACGCTGCCCGGCTCGGCTGGGTGCTGGCCGGCTGCATCGTCATCGGTACCGCCTCGGCGTTTGTCAACGCGCTGGTATGA
- the rpsR gene encoding 30S ribosomal protein S18, which yields MAKIIRKPKKKVCGFCKDKATYVDYKDTALLRKFISDRGKIRARRVTGNCVQHQRDVATAIKNAREVALLPYTSTAR from the coding sequence ATGGCCAAGATCATTCGGAAGCCGAAGAAGAAGGTCTGCGGCTTCTGCAAGGACAAGGCGACGTACGTCGATTACAAGGACACCGCGCTGCTGCGCAAGTTCATCTCCGACCGCGGCAAGATCCGTGCGCGCCGGGTGACGGGCAACTGCGTGCAGCACCAGCGCGATGTGGCCACCGCAATCAAGAACGCTCGCGAGGTGGCTTTGCTGCCTTACACGAGCACCGCTCGCTGA
- a CDS encoding lipid II:glycine glycyltransferase FemX translates to MSDLRIRTISADEHAAYLTAQPSASFLQTPGWAAVKSEWKAESLGWFDPAAPEQLVGVALVLYRQMPKVKRYLAYLPEGPVIDWDAIDLGRYLRPLAEHAQEQGAFGLRMGPPVPARRWTAKTIKDAIAGGQQPKLGDVRPDVIEPSGATVAAQLRALGWKAPRAAEGFAAGQPQYVFQVPFAGKSEDDLLKGMNQLWRRNIKKADKLGVEVTLGTPEDLKAFHALYVETAERDHFTPRPLPYFVKMYEAMANQPGDCCDFRLYNAYHEGDLVASTIWIRVGGHSWYSYGASSTAKRDVRGSNAIQWRMMSDALAAGATVYDLRGITDTLDPNDSHVGLIQFKTGTGGEAVEYVGEWDLPLNKALYTAFDLYMRRR, encoded by the coding sequence GTGAGCGACTTGAGGATCCGGACCATCTCCGCCGACGAGCACGCGGCCTATCTGACCGCACAGCCGTCGGCGAGCTTCCTGCAGACTCCGGGCTGGGCGGCGGTGAAGAGCGAGTGGAAGGCCGAGTCGCTCGGCTGGTTCGATCCGGCCGCTCCGGAGCAGCTTGTCGGCGTCGCGCTGGTGCTCTACCGGCAGATGCCGAAGGTGAAGCGCTACCTGGCCTACCTGCCCGAGGGCCCGGTGATCGACTGGGACGCGATCGACCTCGGCCGGTACCTGCGGCCGCTGGCGGAGCACGCGCAGGAGCAGGGCGCGTTCGGGCTGCGGATGGGTCCGCCCGTCCCGGCGCGGCGGTGGACCGCCAAGACGATCAAGGACGCCATCGCCGGTGGTCAGCAGCCGAAGCTCGGTGACGTCCGGCCGGACGTGATCGAGCCGTCCGGCGCGACCGTCGCCGCGCAACTGCGGGCACTCGGCTGGAAGGCGCCGCGGGCCGCCGAGGGCTTCGCGGCCGGCCAGCCGCAGTACGTGTTCCAGGTTCCGTTCGCGGGCAAGAGCGAGGACGATCTGCTCAAGGGCATGAACCAGCTCTGGCGGCGCAACATCAAGAAGGCCGACAAGCTCGGCGTCGAGGTCACCCTCGGGACACCGGAAGACCTGAAAGCCTTCCACGCGCTGTACGTCGAGACCGCCGAGCGGGACCACTTCACGCCGCGGCCGCTGCCGTACTTCGTCAAGATGTACGAGGCGATGGCGAACCAGCCGGGCGACTGCTGCGACTTCCGGCTCTACAACGCCTATCACGAAGGGGACCTGGTCGCGTCGACGATCTGGATCCGGGTCGGCGGGCATTCCTGGTACTCCTACGGGGCCAGCTCGACCGCCAAACGAGACGTCCGTGGATCGAACGCGATCCAGTGGCGCATGATGTCGGATGCGCTCGCTGCGGGCGCAACCGTGTACGACCTACGGGGCATCACCGACACCTTGGACCCGAACGACTCGCATGTCGGGTTGATCCAGTTCAAGACCGGCACCGGCGGCGAAGCCGTCGAGTACGTCGGTGAGTGGGATCTGCCGTTGAACAAGGCGCTCTACACCGCATTCGACCTCTACATGAGACGGCGATAA
- the rplI gene encoding 50S ribosomal protein L9, with translation MKLILAQEVEGLGAPGEIVEVKDGYGRNYLVPRGLAIGWTRGAEKQIQSIKRARDARAIQGKEHASEVKNQLEQLTVSLDVKAGETGRLFGSVTPADVAAAIKSAGGPLLEKRVINIGSPIKTTGKHAVSVQLHPEVAATVRLDVVAV, from the coding sequence ATGAAGCTCATCCTGGCGCAGGAAGTCGAGGGCCTCGGAGCCCCCGGCGAAATCGTCGAGGTCAAGGACGGCTACGGCCGTAACTACCTCGTACCGCGTGGTCTGGCCATCGGCTGGACCCGTGGAGCAGAGAAGCAGATCCAGTCGATCAAGCGGGCGCGTGACGCCCGGGCGATCCAGGGCAAGGAGCACGCGAGCGAGGTCAAGAACCAGCTCGAGCAGCTCACTGTCTCACTGGACGTGAAGGCCGGCGAGACCGGTCGTCTGTTCGGCTCGGTCACCCCGGCGGATGTCGCCGCGGCGATCAAGTCGGCCGGTGGGCCGCTGCTCGAGAAGCGGGTCATCAACATCGGTTCGCCGATCAAGACGACCGGCAAGCACGCGGTCTCGGTGCAGCTGCACCCCGAGGTGGCCGCCACGGTCCGCCTCGACGTGGTCGCAGTCTGA
- a CDS encoding MFS transporter, with the protein MLIPVVLAAALMNAAMVAASAVSTILIADQLTPSLAGLPNTAGVLGTAAGAVAVGRWTVRLGRPQALRTGYGIAVAGGALTALAAVGAPVALLFVGMFLLGAGNAASLLSRYAAADAATPARRAAAMSTVVWASTAGAAGGPFLLEPAKAAAESVGLPSLSGPFLLAVIAAFAALLAASRITPTTSVPEEPAALVRTATATGDSATPNAAARSTAVVAAGVMLVGQLVMVALMTSVPVHAHHQGQRLGVLGLMLSAHTLGMFALAPVTGWWIGKSGPRPVMLAGLVTITVSAVVVAGPAGMTFTPGLFLLGYGWNLCYLGGSALLSRTAATTPATQAKLESKVEAWVWAVSALATAGSTLLFAAGGFVLLSGAAIALAIPALIAVSAHRPRLSAVVTSLAGCQQQRVSAPCGPDPSWSTTRPGP; encoded by the coding sequence GTGCTGATTCCTGTCGTTCTTGCCGCCGCCCTGATGAACGCCGCGATGGTCGCTGCCAGTGCGGTGAGCACCATCCTGATCGCCGACCAATTGACTCCTTCGCTGGCCGGTCTGCCAAACACGGCAGGCGTTCTCGGTACTGCGGCGGGCGCTGTCGCTGTCGGGCGGTGGACTGTCCGGCTAGGACGTCCCCAAGCCCTGCGGACCGGGTACGGCATCGCAGTGGCCGGCGGTGCCCTCACCGCCCTGGCTGCAGTCGGAGCACCGGTAGCGCTGCTCTTCGTCGGCATGTTCCTGCTCGGCGCTGGGAACGCGGCAAGCCTGCTGTCGCGATACGCCGCCGCCGACGCGGCTACACCCGCCAGGCGAGCCGCCGCCATGAGCACGGTTGTCTGGGCCAGTACTGCGGGGGCAGCAGGCGGTCCATTTCTCCTGGAGCCCGCGAAGGCTGCAGCGGAGTCGGTGGGACTGCCGTCGCTGTCCGGCCCGTTCCTGCTCGCCGTGATCGCCGCTTTCGCGGCCCTGCTCGCGGCCAGCCGGATCACGCCGACGACGTCCGTACCGGAGGAGCCGGCGGCCCTGGTGCGAACGGCAACCGCCACAGGCGACTCGGCAACACCCAACGCGGCGGCGCGTAGTACTGCTGTGGTTGCGGCGGGGGTGATGCTGGTCGGGCAATTGGTGATGGTGGCGCTGATGACGTCGGTGCCGGTGCACGCGCACCACCAGGGGCAGCGCCTCGGCGTACTTGGTTTGATGCTGTCGGCCCACACCCTCGGCATGTTCGCCCTGGCACCCGTCACCGGTTGGTGGATCGGCAAGTCCGGCCCGCGCCCGGTGATGCTCGCGGGGCTCGTGACGATCACCGTGTCGGCCGTGGTGGTTGCAGGCCCCGCGGGGATGACCTTCACTCCCGGTTTGTTCCTGCTCGGCTACGGCTGGAACCTCTGCTACCTGGGCGGCAGCGCACTGCTCAGCCGGACAGCCGCAACCACGCCTGCCACACAGGCCAAGCTGGAGAGCAAGGTGGAAGCCTGGGTCTGGGCCGTCTCCGCGCTGGCGACGGCTGGATCCACCCTGCTCTTCGCCGCAGGTGGGTTCGTGCTCCTGTCAGGCGCCGCCATCGCCCTGGCCATCCCAGCACTGATCGCGGTCTCTGCCCACCGTCCGCGGCTGTCGGCGGTCGTCACTAGCCTTGCCGGATGCCAGCAGCAGAGAGTTTCCGCGCCTTGCGGCCCGGACCCGTCCTGGTCGACGACGAGACCTGGTCCCTGA
- a CDS encoding single-stranded DNA-binding protein, which translates to MAGETVVTMVGNLVDDPELRFTPSGAAVANFRIASTPRTYDRQSGEWKDGESLFLSCSVWRQAAENVAESLQRGMRVIVQGRLKSRSYDDREGQKRTVFEIDVDEVGPSLRSATAKVTKAMRSGPGGGGGDFGGGGGGGNSGGGNSGGGFGGGGGQGGGAPQNDPWATPQGGGGQAAPQNDPWAGQSGGGSMEEPPF; encoded by the coding sequence ATGGCAGGCGAAACCGTCGTCACAATGGTCGGCAACCTTGTCGACGATCCTGAGCTCAGGTTCACGCCGTCCGGCGCGGCCGTCGCGAACTTCCGGATCGCGTCGACCCCACGGACGTACGACCGGCAGTCAGGTGAATGGAAGGACGGCGAGTCGCTGTTCCTGAGTTGTTCCGTCTGGCGGCAGGCCGCTGAGAACGTGGCCGAGTCGCTGCAGCGCGGAATGCGCGTGATCGTGCAGGGCCGGCTCAAGTCGCGCTCGTACGACGACCGTGAGGGCCAGAAGCGCACGGTCTTCGAGATCGACGTGGACGAGGTCGGCCCCAGCCTGCGTAGCGCTACCGCCAAGGTCACCAAGGCCATGCGGTCCGGCCCTGGTGGCGGCGGTGGCGACTTCGGTGGTGGCGGTGGCGGTGGCAATTCCGGTGGTGGTAACTCCGGCGGTGGTTTCGGTGGTGGCGGCGGCCAGGGTGGCGGCGCTCCGCAGAACGACCCCTGGGCGACCCCGCAGGGTGGGGGCGGCCAGGCCGCCCCGCAGAACGACCCCTGGGCAGGTCAGAGTGGCGGCGGCTCGATGGAAGAGCCTCCGTTCTGA